TCTCCTCCAGCAGGGAATTCCTTATGTGTTCGGTCGGGGAAGCCCCTCCCTCCGCCCGCCCTTGTCACTGTACGGTATAAGAGGTGGTATTCGCTAAAGGATATGTAATACACGTTGTATTACAGGATAGGTTTGCCTGATTAGTTTCTGAAGCTGTGTATAGGCGCAGGAATCCTGCCGCCGCGGCTGATAAATACATCGCTTTTGGCGCTGTTTACTGCCATTATTGGGGCGCCGCCTAGGAGGCCGCCGAACTCGGCCCAGTCGCCGGCTTTTTTGCCCGGTACGGGGATGACACGAACTGCGGTAGTTTTGTTGTTCACCATGCCTATGGCCATCTCGTCGGCGATGATCGCGGCAATGGTGGCGGCGGAGGTGTCGCCGGGAAGGGCTATCATGTCCAGGCCTACGGAACAGACAGAGGTCATGGCTTCCAGTTTGTCCAGGCTGATGGTTCCGGCTTTAACGGCGGCTACCATGCCTTCGTCTTCCGAGACCGGGATAAAGGCGCCGGAGAAGCCGCCTACGTGGGTGGAGGCCATGACACCGCCTTTCTTCACCATGTCGGTGAGCATGGCCAGGGCGGCGGTGGTGCCGTGGGTCCCGGCGGATTCAAGGCCCATTTCTTCCAGGATGCGGGCTACCGAATCGCCCACCGCGGGGGTAGGCGCCAGGGACAGGTCCAGGATACCAAAGGGGACCCCTAAGCGTTTGGCCGCCTCCATCCCAACCAGCTGGCCCATACGGGTTATTTTGAAAGAGGTCTTCTTTATAGTGTCCGCCAGTTCGTCAAAGCTGGCGCCCCGGTGGGATTCCAGGGCGGCCTTAATGACACCGGGACCGGAAACACCAACGTTGAGGCAGCTCTCTCCTTCCCCGGGGCCGTGAAAGGCGCCGGCCATGAAGGGATTGTCTTCAGGGGCGTTGCAGAACACCACCAGCTTTGCGCAGCCCAGGCCATCCCGGTCCGCCGTTAGTTCCGCTGCGGCCTTCACAATTTCTCCCATACGGCGTACGGCGTCCATATTAATACCGCTCTTGGTACTCGCCACGTTTACCGAAGCGCAGACACGATCGCTGCTCGACAGCGCCTCGGGGATGGAATCCACCAGGCGGCGGTCCCCGGCGGAAAAGCCCTTCTGGACCAGGGCGGAAAAGCCGCCCACAAAGTCGATGCCCAGTTCCTTGGCAACATCGTCCAGCACCTTTGCATAGGGGGTATAGTTTTCGTCATCAGACGAGGCTGCAATGAGCGCTATGGGGGTAACGGAAACCCGCTTGTTGATAATTGGGATACCGTATTCAAGCTCAATTTCCCGGCCCACCTTGACCAGGGGACCCGCCACCTTAAGGAGCTTCTCCCGTATACGGCGGCGGGTTTCGGTTCCCGATACAGCGGCGCAGTCCAGGAGGGAAACACCCAGGGTGATGGCCCGTATGTCCAATTTATACCGCAGAAACATATCCACCGTTTCTTTAACTTCATAGGGGGTAAAAAGCATTATTACTATCCTTGTTTAATTTTGGCCTATAGGAGAAAAACGCAGTTTCAAATCCTATGCATGGCGCTGAAAACCCGTTCGTGCATAACGCTGATGGAAACTTCCATCGACTTGCTCAGAACGGACAGTTCTTCCTTAATCACTTCCAGGGGTTTGCTGCCATGGGAAAGATCCACCATCATCATCATCACAAAGTTTCCTGACAAAACGGTTTGGCTGATATCCTCAATATTAATACTCCGTTCCGCTAAAAAGGCGCTGACCTTGGCAATGATACCGACCTGATCGGTACCCACCACGGTGATAATCGCGTTCATAAACTCCTCCACTTTTACAGTACTACTACAGACCTGAAAGTATCCGTTCCGCCTCGGCCTTGCCGGTATAGTTTGGATTACGGCTAATAAGTTCACGGAGGGAACGTTTTGCCGAATCGGGATCCCCCAGGCTTACATAGGTCTTGCCCAGTTCCAACTGGGCATCCCAGTTTGCGGCGTCAACCTTCAGACATTCCAGGTAGGCGTCCCGGGCTTTTTGAAGATCCCCGGATCCTGCCAAGGCCCGGGCCAGATTTATCCTGACCGTAGGATTATTTGGCTCCGATTGCAGGGCCTTTTCGTAGTGTTCTACACTTTGGGGCCATTGTTCAAGACGGGCATAGGCGGATCCCAGATTATTATTCACCTCAAAGGACCGGGGCTCCTGGTTGTAGGCCGCCGAAAGAAGGTTCACCGCCTGTTCAGAAAACCCATTGGCCAAATAGAGGCTGCCCAGGTTGATCCTGGGGCGTATATACGTCCCATCCAGGGAAACCGCCCGGCCATAGGCAGCCACGGCGCCTTCAAAATCACCGGTGGCTTCGTATGCAAGCCCCAGGGTATAGGCGTAAACGGCGTTTGAGGGGGCCGTATCCATGGCTTGCTTGGCATAATCCAGGGCTTCGGCGCCCTTGTCCTGGTTGATCTTAACCACCGCCATGTTGTAATTGGTCTGATCATCCTTGGGGGAAGACTTGAGCGCCTTGGCAAAGGAAGCTTCGGCGGAAACAAAATCGCCGGAAGCCATCTGGGCTACACCCAGTTCTCTCACCGAGGCCAAATCGTTGGGGGCATACTGCAGGGCCTTGGTAAAGGCGTCCGCAGCGCCCCGGGGATCACCCTGGGCGGCGAGTATGC
This Treponema primitia ZAS-1 DNA region includes the following protein-coding sequences:
- a CDS encoding PFL family protein yields the protein MLFTPYEVKETVDMFLRYKLDIRAITLGVSLLDCAAVSGTETRRRIREKLLKVAGPLVKVGREIELEYGIPIINKRVSVTPIALIAASSDDENYTPYAKVLDDVAKELGIDFVGGFSALVQKGFSAGDRRLVDSIPEALSSSDRVCASVNVASTKSGINMDAVRRMGEIVKAAAELTADRDGLGCAKLVVFCNAPEDNPFMAGAFHGPGEGESCLNVGVSGPGVIKAALESHRGASFDELADTIKKTSFKITRMGQLVGMEAAKRLGVPFGILDLSLAPTPAVGDSVARILEEMGLESAGTHGTTAALAMLTDMVKKGGVMASTHVGGFSGAFIPVSEDEGMVAAVKAGTISLDKLEAMTSVCSVGLDMIALPGDTSAATIAAIIADEMAIGMVNNKTTAVRVIPVPGKKAGDWAEFGGLLGGAPIMAVNSAKSDVFISRGGRIPAPIHSFRN
- a CDS encoding ACT domain-containing protein; translated protein: MNAIITVVGTDQVGIIAKVSAFLAERSINIEDISQTVLSGNFVMMMMVDLSHGSKPLEVIKEELSVLSKSMEVSISVMHERVFSAMHRI